In Aphis gossypii isolate Hap1 unplaced genomic scaffold, ASM2018417v2 Contig00511, whole genome shotgun sequence, the following are encoded in one genomic region:
- the LOC126554463 gene encoding uncharacterized protein LOC126554463 gives MDDTYLDVTAGYVDDCKITQMQYHSFTPYSNTSFSYNDEIRINIQNMESYTLPCESYIYIEGKLRKPLDSEGDVRFSNNGLAFLFSEMRYEINGIEIQKLKSPGVSYCLKAYCSYTPSDLNTLDNCAWDSGLDGEDNKNFMSNDVFTGCIPLKHLFGFCEDYKKILLNCNLQLILNRSSTDLDALRMTQTVTPENVEKNKKITIELIKVIWKMPIIRVNDKEKLKLLKVIDSRKTLSCAFRTWDLCEYPVLPRNTSHSWTIKSSSLLEKPRFILFGLQTDRKKNIENDAGRFDHCQLKNLKVHLNSEVFPYEDFRADLKNNTISLLYKAYTDFQKSYYERDYSEPLLSKNVFQTYVPIVVVDLSHQNDNVKASTIDLRVEFETDTVIPEKTAAYCLILHDQIITYNPFSGDVRKL, from the coding sequence ATGGATGATACATATTTAGATGTAACGGCTGGTTATGTCGACGATTGTAAAATAACTCAAATGCAATATCATTCGTTCACGCCGTATTCAAACACGTCTTTTTCATACAATGatgaaattagaataaatattcaaaatatggaaTCTTACACTCTACCGTGTgaaagttatatttacattgaagGAAAGCTAAGAAAACCTTTAGATTCTGAAGGAGACGTACGTTTTTCGAATAATGGTTTGGCATTTTTATTCTCCGAAATGCGATATGAAATAAATGgaatagaaatacaaaaattgaaatcacCCGGAGTGTCGTATTGCCTGAAAGCATACTGTTCATATACACCAAGTGACTTGAATACGTTAGACAATTGTGCTTGGGACTCGGGCTTGGACGgcgaagataataaaaattttatgagcaACGATGTATTTACCGGTTGTATACctctaaaacatttattcgGATTTTgcgaagattataaaaaaatattactaaattgcAATCTACAACTGATTTTAAATCGCTCGTCTACCGATTTAGACGCATTACGTATGACGCAAACCGTAACCCCCGAaaacgttgaaaaaaataaaaaaattacgattgAATTGATTAAAGTGATATGGAAGATGCCTATAATCAGAGTtaatgataaagaaaaattaaaactgttgaaAGTGATAGATTCACGTAAAACGTTATCATGTGCGTTCAGAACCTGGGATCTATGTGAATATCCTGTACTACCTAGAAATACTTCACATTCATGGACGATAAAGTCTAGCAGCTTGCTTGAAAAACctagatttattttgtttggattACAaacagatagaaaaaaaaatatagaaaacgaCGCTGGGCGCTTTGACCACTGCCaactaaaaaatcttaagGTACACTTAAATTCTGAAGTGTTTCCATATGAAGACTTTCGtgctgatttaaaaaataataccatcaGCTTACTGTATAAAGCCTATACAGACTTTCAAAAATCGTATTACGAGAGAGATTATTCTGAACcattgttatcaaaaaatgtttttcaaacatatgTTCCAATCGTCGTTGTCGATTTATCACATCAGAATGATAACGTAAAAGCATCGACCATAGACCTACGAGTAGAATTTGAAACGGATACGGTTATTCCTGAGAAAACTGCagcttattgtttaattttacatgatcagattataacttataacccgTTTAGCGGTGATGTTAgaaaactgtaa
- the LOC126554462 gene encoding uncharacterized protein LOC126554462, giving the protein MRKKAANDFEKDFFKLLNNAVFGKTMESMRKRIKMELVSSDRRLQKLINQSTFKHCTTYNETLNAVALENKIIDFCKPIYIGFAVLEISKYLMYDYHYNVMQKHYDDKIELMYTDTDSLVYYIQTDDFYNDLLNNPNLLNRMDTANLPRDHPCYIAERKKIPGLFSDETDGRIMREFCALRAKSYAYILEDKEKIKAKGIRGHVVRNHMTFQDHKRCLFGDTSLEVTTSNVSIRSFKHKLKTIKSDKLTYNSFDDKRVILEDKVHTLAHGHYSIEEELEAELDS; this is encoded by the exons ATGCGAAAAAAAGCAGCAAATGACTTTGAGAAAGactttttcaaacttttaaataatgcgGTTTTTGGGAAAACCATGGAGTCTATGcggaaaagaataaaaatggaaCTGGTGTCTAGTGATCGTCGTTTACAAAAACTGATAAATCAGTCAACATTCAAACACTGTACCACATACAATGAAACTCTAAATGCAGTTgcattagaaaacaaaatcattgatttttgtaaacctatttatatag gtTTTGCAGTGCTGGAAATTTCcaagtatttaatgtatgacTATCACTATAACGTAATGCAGAAAcattatgatgataaaattgaGCTCATGTATACAGAtacag attcattgGTGTACTATATTCAAACTGatgatttttacaatgatCTGTTGAACAATCCAAACTTGTTGAATCGAATGGACACTGCAAATCTACCCCGTGACCACCCGTGTTACATTGCTGAGAGAAAGAAGATTCCTGGGCTATTTTCTGATGAAACCGATGGACGTATTATGAGAGAGTTTTGTGCTCTCCGTGCAAAGTCCTACGCTTACATTTTAGAAGATAAGGAGAAAATCAAAGCAAAAGGAATCCGTGGACATGTTGTTAGAAACCATATGACCTTTCAAGATCATAAACGGTGTTTGTTTGGTGATACCAGTTTGGAAGTAACAACGTCAAACGTCTCTATCCGTTCATTCAAACACAAATTAAAGACCATCAAATCcgataaattaacttataacagTTTTGATGATAAAAGGGTTATACTTGAAGACAAAGTACACACCCTAGCTCATGGACACTATTCTATAGA ggAGGAACTCGAAGCAGAACTAGAtagttag
- the LOC126554464 gene encoding uncharacterized protein LOC126554464, producing the protein MKNLLAKHLHDEYNLNSYDVTVAKIRKNELKSDDVEIEEVNISLFDMPGEYSLGHCIAQDMRMSAGIAVDFKRIFGRIGELMDQRPNVGTVAYLQHQHNKYIYYLVTKTFSNRNNNKKKFDHYIPVTLDESGMYLYPQYQYPQKATLVHQRSKPTNANSLTRYRVFKWNGRHLVGSTFLCLNLILLY; encoded by the exons ATGAAAAACTTACTAGCCAAGCATTTACATGAT GAGTATAATCTAAATTCCTATGATGTTACAGTagcaaaaattagaaaaaatgaattgaaatCTGATGATGTTGAAATTGAAGAAGTGAATATATCGCTATTTGATATGCCTGGTGAATACTCTCTTGGGCATTGTATTGCCCAAGACATGCGCATGAGTGCGGGCATTGCCGTAGATTTTAA gaGGATCTTCGGGAGAATCGGCGAGTTAATGGACCAAAGACCAAATGTTGGCACAGTAGCATATTTGCAACAccagcataataaatatatatattatttagtaacaaAAACATTCAGTAACA gaaataataataagaaaaaatttgaTCACTACATACCTGTAACATTGGACGAATCGGGCATGTATTTATATCCCCAATATCAATATCCTCAGAAGGCAACTTTAGTACACCAACGAAGTAAACCAACGAACGCTAACTCGCTGACACGATATCGAGTCTTCAAGTGGAACGGACGTCATTTAGTCGGTTCAACTTTTCTTtgtcttaatttaattttattgtattaa